From Bacteroidota bacterium, one genomic window encodes:
- a CDS encoding glycosyltransferase family 2 protein: MSKVAIVILNWNGKYFLEKFLPSVVTYNHPDAEIVVADNASSDDSLEFLEKYYPDIRIIRNETNLGFAGGYNQALTQVDATYFILLNSDIEVSPNWIQPVIDLMDKDSSLAACQPKILSFSERGMFEYAGASGGFIDKYGYPFCRGRIFMTLEKDIGQYDNAVEVFWATGACLFVRADCYRMLGGFDADFFAHMEEIDFCWRLKNQGYKVMVCPESVIYHVGGGTLPKSSARKTYLNFRNNMALLYKNLPSHRILKVFIARLFLDFIASMKFLMEGHIKDYFAVIRAYFSFYRTLPRTIKKRKLLQHKKTRHIYRGNIAFDYFLFGKKKFEDLNPNRFS; this comes from the coding sequence TTGAGTAAAGTCGCGATCGTAATATTGAACTGGAATGGTAAGTATTTCCTGGAAAAATTCTTACCATCCGTAGTTACGTACAATCATCCCGATGCTGAAATTGTCGTCGCTGATAATGCATCCAGCGACGATAGCCTTGAATTCCTTGAAAAATACTATCCGGACATCAGGATCATCCGCAATGAAACCAACCTGGGATTTGCCGGTGGATACAACCAGGCCCTCACCCAGGTGGATGCAACCTATTTCATCCTGCTGAATTCCGATATTGAGGTATCACCAAACTGGATACAACCTGTTATTGACCTTATGGACAAGGATTCGTCCCTTGCCGCTTGCCAACCAAAAATACTCTCATTCAGCGAACGCGGAATGTTCGAATATGCCGGTGCTTCAGGTGGTTTTATTGATAAATATGGATATCCATTTTGCAGGGGGCGGATATTTATGACCCTGGAAAAAGACATTGGCCAATACGATAATGCAGTTGAAGTGTTTTGGGCCACAGGGGCCTGTTTATTCGTCAGGGCTGATTGCTACAGGATGTTGGGAGGTTTTGATGCAGACTTTTTTGCCCACATGGAAGAGATTGATTTTTGCTGGAGATTGAAAAATCAGGGATATAAAGTAATGGTATGTCCGGAATCGGTGATTTACCATGTTGGAGGGGGCACCCTACCAAAAAGTTCAGCCCGGAAAACCTACCTGAACTTCAGAAACAATATGGCTCTTTTGTACAAAAACCTTCCATCGCACCGAATTTTAAAAGTATTTATTGCCAGACTTTTCCTTGATTTTATCGCATCAATGAAATTTCTTATGGAAGGTCACATAAAGGATTATTTTGCTGTGATCAGGGCTTATTTTAGTTTTTACCGCACATTACCTCGAACCATCAAAAAACGAAAACTATTGCAACATAAAAAAACCAGACATATTTACCGCGGTAATATTGCTTTCGATTATTTCCTTTTTGGAAAGAAAAAATTTGAAGATCTGAATCCCAATCGATTTTCCTGA